ATTTGAAGCTTATTGATAGGCTCGAAACTCCAggatatatcataaaaaaaagtctagaatgGTTAAATCGGAAAATTTTGAAGGCCAGTACAAATCACCATAACGAGAGCATCTTGCTTGCCCCGTTGGTATCGGAAGTCCGTCTAGATGTTCGCTGGGCCAAAACCACGAATtaagacaaaataataaaatcgatacGATTGTTATTAAAGAGAATAGAAATTCTTGTTACATTGACTTGTATTTTGGACCTGTCAATTCCAAAAACGTCATAGGAGAACTGACATTTACTGCCATCTTATAGCTTCCTCCGAAAAGCCTTATACGCCACCTGTTCATACTCATTATTCGATTATCACTTGATACTTTTCAGTTTGTAGGGATCTTTAAGGACAAAGGATCCAATTAGTTGATAAGGATTAAGAGTGCTAAATTACAAAGAGAACATATATCTAGAGCATTGGGCACGATAGTTCGAACATAAACAGGGCTTcttaaaggccgcttgacatgatgcaataaaacgtccaatgcaatgcaagacgcaatatttttCGATCAAAATCATGCGCaaatgaagttcagctgattgtttcatacaAAACCTTGCACTTATAACATTATCgatttgatgttatttttattgcgCCTATGATGAAATTCTAAAGGGAAGTCTAGTTAATTTTCGCGTACAAACCAACCTGTTCATCAGGCTGCAAAAGCGAGGCAGCGGCAGATACCATTATTGCCAATTACTCACTGGCCGCTTTTATTTGACCATTTcacttagctttgttattttcttttttaaacctgtcgcaaaatattaaatgaaatttgacgtTAGGAATTTGTTCAATTTACTTATGAAATTTCGGGTAGAAGTAGTGGTAAGAGTGGTAATGTCAAACGTCGTACAATATTAATCTATGGAATATTTTGCGTGCAATTTTTTGCGCCATGTCAAGCTGCCTTAAGTCATTTTGCGAACCTTCTCTTTACTCAGCTGATGCAATTGccgtaaaaaattataaaattacttacGGATTTATTATAGTAGcagtatatattttatttagaaattgatCCTGTGTTTAATGTCCCGCCTCTTATTCCcgcataaaatattcaacctTGGAAAAGGTTAGGATaggtttgtttatttataaaatcattatCCTTGTATTTAATTATTCATAGTATAATTATAGttacatattttcaacaaacaataatttgtgacggatatttcattattatttcgaAGACACACAACTACAAAATTactattcaaaaaatttgaaacgtaaattcgataaaaaattatagccCCTCAATAACATATATGTGAATATATTGAACCGCTGCTGAACATGCTCAAATTGcgcaataatttttaataatgttaacATATTTAAACGTCTGTTTTTGTAACTTTCATATATCGTAATTTCTAACTGAAACTTGACACACTTAGAATTTTATACACATCTTGTGAACTTACTATTATGAACTTTAAGCCACAACTTGAATTTATTATTCTGTTCGTTTTGATTAATTAAGTAAATTGAttccttttcaaaaaaaaatatcacaagatataattaaaaattgtttcaattgaaaaaaattattatttcagatTTGGTCTTGTTTGtatcacaaaatattaatgtaTACCATGAACCATATTGTTTAggtaacaataaaaaagtttaaaacgCAGCCTTGAATGAATAGGTAATtagttaattaataaacaatatttcgaCATAATCTTGAGAATAAtagagtaaaaaataataacaagtCATGCGTGAAATATATtcgtattaattcttgtaaaattaaTAGTATAAATGTGTAAGAAATAACCTTAGAAAAGTGACCTATAATTTTTAACTGGGACATATTCCCCCACTCGAATTTAAGCattttacgaggatggtcccagaagtacttggcctgacctagagtTGACGGATATTGCTTGAAAATACCATCgtattagaaaatacacaatttatacagcatatgtttcaagtttgaagacgtattggtttggcagccattaatagtgaacgtttttagtgaatttgtaaacatggaaaaagtcGTTAGtccaatcaatataaaagctgaagaTTATACTCTGGGTAAGACTGTTCCTGACCGTTATTAACAGTATATTGGGTAGAAGAGTTTATACCAGGCCGTACGACTTGTGAGACCAAATGATGtaacgattccagaaatgttgaggaaaatccacaaagcggtaatGAATGATCATCGACTGAATGTGCACGAGGTAGCAGACGTAGTGGGCATTTCaaaagtgcgatacatcgcatattaactggaaaTGAAAAAGCTGGGCGCAAGAtgagtgccgcgtttgctcacagtgaagatgtttccatcgagtatttggcaatgtttcacagaaacaaagccgaatttttgcgccgttttataaccatagatgaaatgtgggtccattacttcacacccgaaacaaaagaacaatcaaaacactggattgaaaagggagaaccaattccaaagaagacaaagaccattccatctgcaggcaaggttatGGCGTCGGTTTGTTGGTatgcgcgtgagataattttcaatggctatcttgaaaaaggaaaaactatcaacggcgagtattattgcaacgtttcagcgaagaaatcaagcaaaaacggcggcatttggctaagaagaaggtattgtttcatcaaggcaatgcaccagctcacatatcCGCTATTGCAATGGCCGaaactaatgaattaaagtttgaattgctccCTCAAgcaccctattcaccagatttaacgccctcggattattttctgttcccagacttgaaaaaatggctcggtggtcaaacaTTTTCCatcaatgaagaggtgatgtcggcatttaatggctattttgaggagcttaacGTTGTAACAATGTAaagagctaaaaggagattacgtagaaaaataaatatattttttccaaaatttttgtgttttatttgttgGGGCCGGTACTTCtggtaccatcctcgtataCCAAAGAATATAATATTGATACCAAGATAGTAgcaagaataataaaaaaagttattcaatccaaaaaatatataattctaatctctttttttatttaaaacaattcttTAGTGAAATGTTAACAACTTTAATAGTTTATAATGTAAATATTCGAATAGATATTAAAATATCGACAGAAGAGCCATTcaacttaaaaatttttatattggaactttgaaataatatctaagaaatattcaaattctagGATACAGTAcactaaaaaaatgtatagttataatttgatattttaacacTCACCGTTTTCATTGTTAAGATGTAAAGACTACATTCACTGAggatatttttcttcataactTCAACACCATATTTACCACAATGTTTAAGAATAGACACTGCCATTTTTAATATAacgaattcaaaattaaaattatttattatttaagaCTTTCACTAGAATGCTGGTGCGCGCTGTATGTGATTACCGGTCAATAACATTAACCAATTTATAGAAcagattatcaacaaaaacaacaTCTACCAACAAGTATCTCTGTTTCCAGTCACGTCCTTcgatttttggtatatatatgTACAACTTATGAAAGAAGCAAGGTAAAGCTTTTTATGCGCGCGCATTCTTGGTACAAACGAACTTTGTCTGCAGGGCACAGACCCCATTTATACGTATATTACGCTCATGAATTAAGATTGTAATTGACTGATTTTAATCAACTCGCTGAAGCCATATACTTGATGGTTGGTACAAAACATTTCTGAAAAACCGAGGTTTCAATTTACTATAAAGCAGTttgtgttaaaaatatgatatccTTATATTCTTAATTGATGACAGCTTCTCATTTATATAAACGGTATTCCAATGAAAACTACTCGTCCTATATAATTAAGAAAGTAATAACGTTGTAAAGAAGTGGGGAACCATATCTATATCTCcccttttaaaaatttaaaaaataatttacttcgCGCACATTTCTAGATACATCTGGAGTattcttgaaatattatttgtcgTAAATCTTCTAGATGTTCAGATTGTCTTGCACATTTCTTCGATTTAAAATCCAAAGAAAGttatctaatttttcaaattatatgatTCGGTTAGTCCTTTTATTCCAATTTCTCGACAAGGACAGTGCTTATTCATAAATCAACAGACCCGTGAAGGAATGCtccaaaagaagaagaaaagaatgCTCGACGTTGAGGCTCCCTAAAATACTGCGAAACGATGCTCTATCAGATCAGCTTATTACTTAGTAGGCCTGCGTAAGCTGCTCTAAAAAAAGCCATTTGTTTTTCAGCCGTGTTAGAAATTACTAAATCTGGACTATTTACCAACTTGTAGgttatatacaaaattgatTCCCACCCTTAATTGTACCCAAGACACTTGTGGACAAGTTTTTTTCTatactgaagaaaaaaataccaCCAATACCACAATAACACAATATTCGATAGTATGCagtttaattagaaatttttgaatgtgttctaatacctcctgtaagtattttcaataaaaaatttatgataattttcttcagatcgctgtccttggcatgtacaacgatctaaaaatctatatatctcctaaaccataaattttatcgaattgagtTAAGGGTAACTTTTTGTTAAGAAATCgttaaaaaaccatttttgctatctttagatggtacaggttgtccctataaaagttacggattattAACCATTGGGCTTGAGCCACCCCTGACCTTAAGATAATTATTCCGTCAAATACACTACATAGATATACGTAAtaatccattgaaaattcataatattcgaatgtgtaatttagaaaatatacttaaatatgtGTTTTGATTTCGGCTATAACTGCGAAACGAGAAGtcatatgataaaatttttatgtcacggcattattttcacgttgtCTACTCActcccaaattttttgcatcaagcccaaaaagagagaaagagaaagattCGTTGGATAGTTTTTAGTAGGataaggaaaattttaataggagCAGGGTTTGTTGGAGcgggccctgatataggaattgctcctctgcagagCCGGAGTTGTTGTGATTGCGTAGggttgtgttttttgaaaaattttatttattttaaatttaaaaaagggCGGGCGGGTATAGCTACGGCTGTGTTATACCCTATCGTCGACAATTTGGCTGGAGAACCAGTTCACCAGGCTGCGGGGAAactgcatcaagtcccggatcACTCTGTATTTATAGGTGCTCTGTCGTTAATATCCTTACAAATATTGTCGTATGTATAAAGTGTTCtgtgtatttataaaaaagaagaaatgtcAAATTGTTCTGTCCTTTGTGTGTACTATTAATAATCAGCTGAGTTTTTGATTAGAAACTTCAATATTTACTATTTGGTATAATCCTTCCAaccttaaaaatgtttttttataaatggtacTTGTCATAACTGAAGTGTAGTTTGCAAGCCCTCGGTACTAATTAAGCTGCCTATAAtttgcacaataaataaaaatgagatgtcaatttttattaattttgggtATCGTTTATTTTGCAGCAGAGGTATATACAAGTGAATTAATTGCAGTTGTCTTGGTAAGATGATTAGGgcttcaaataataattttattattgaatttcgCTCTAGATTTTTAGACACGGTGATAGAACACCTGTCGACCCTTATCCAAATGATCCATATGGAAATAAATCTTATTGGCCTGTTGGCTTTGGACAACTTACCAATGtgagtaaaaatataaatatgaaccTCTAGGAAAGTGACGAATGTACTTTAAGTATGTGTAATATGAgggaaaaaatgtaatattacaactttacaaataacaattttttctatgaagGCATTTGAAATTTATACCTCCTTCTTATATTTGCAAGTATAACCAATATCTTGATTGTGTTTATTTTCAGAAAGGAAAAGAACAACATTTTAAGTTTGGAAAATGGTTGAGAAAACGTTACAATAACTTTTTACCTGAGATTTATTCAGAAGAAGACATATATATAATGTCGACTGATGTTGACAGAACTCTGATGTCTGCCGAAGCAAATTTAGCTGGGTTATATCCCCCTGTAGGAAAAGAAATATGggacaaaaatatgaaatgggTCCCAATACCAATTCACACACGACCAGTACAGTTAGATCCAATATTAGCAGCTAAAAAACCCTGTCCTAAATATGATAAGATGTATGAAGAACTTTATGAAACTgattattttaaacatattagTCATGAAAATCatgatttgtataaatatctaACCAAAAATACTGGATATACAGTTTCCAATTTACAAAAGATACAATATTTATACAGTAATCTTTTAATAGAAActttatataattatacattACCAAGCTGGACATCTAAAGTTTTCCCTGATAAGCTGTTTGCTTTGGCAAGTTTAGGATTTGCTGTAGAAACGTTTACAACTGAAATGGCTAGATTAAAAACAGGTCCTTTATTTGAtctcattataaattattttactaatCGTACAAATAATATTGATGGTACGccaaaagttttaattttatctgcTCATGATACAACTATAGCTAACGTTCTCAATTCTATGGGAGTTTTTGAATATCACTGCCCTCCTTATACAAGTACCATTTTTTTTGAACTCAAAAAAAGTAGTACCaaaaatacatttctaaatttatattataaaaactcaAGCACACCTagacaaattaaattgaaagatTGTGATGTGGATTGTAACTTTTCAGATTTTGTTAAAATCTTAAGACCAATTACAATTAGTTTAAATCAATGGGAAATAGAATGCAAACTCAATTTGTTTATGTGGCCTCTTAGTTTTCAATGGAGTATAATTTTATCTTGCTCACTTATAATCATTATATTGATAATGTCTGCTGTAGTAGCTGGTATTCGGTCCAAAAAACAATGTACAACTAATTATTCACAACTTCCCAACGAAGAATACACATAACACCATCAAAATTATCCACTATAATGTATTGTGAAACATATTACCTAGCAAAATTGAAATTGGGTTTTGGTTCATTTACTGTAAACAGTAGGTAAAGAATTTTTGATATGGTATCATTGACCATAATATATAAactttgtgaaaataaaaattattgtaaattagATTATATTAGTGATATATTACAGATTAATACTAGTATTTTCTGATCCGTGAATACGGATTAATCATTTCCCAAAGGTACTtaactaaatttaattataactaCTTAATTTTTCATACCTTCAAATTCATTAagaatttctattatttttgtagttCAGTATATTTGCTGGCAGACTTTCTGAATGTAATGTTTAACCCATTTTTGAATagttctattcatttttttaaatttttacaaaaattttccacaaaaaaaattaatttcttttctatatGTAGTTATATAGATTCTGATACTTATTATATTGGAACCAGTATCTATCACAAAAGATATAGTGAAAAAGCTATTGTTGTATGAatgtaaatcaataaaaaaagtatgtaaatcaataaaaaaagtatgtaaatcaataaaaaaagtatgtaaatcaataaaaaaatattttcatgaaatttgcTATATCGAACTAgatcatttattaatttgaatacaGTGGTTTTACATTATTAGCCAACAAAAAGTTTGATAACATTTAGCAGCAATAGTGTTTTTTTACATCAATCAACTGGTGGTAATTTTAGCTCGTCATAAACTACTGTTCATGTTCATGAGTGTATAAAACTAGTGTGCCATAATTTAGCTTGCCACAGATCTAGagtaaaatgatttattgtatGCATGTATGAGTCACAATACAACACTAGTTTATAGCGACCAGTTATCACTAATAAAGTCATCCATCTGAGCGAAATTTACAATTGAAGGCTTGAAACAATTGCAATGATGTTTTATACTATtagtattatttaaaaagagCTAAATTAGACATCTAATTCCACACTTTTATGATGGAATAAGAGTGGTTGTTAGCAATGACGTTTGGCATGTGACTTAAAGTATTTTATgttgtattatatttatattggatAAATATATATGTGTGTACTTAAGTAATTGTACATTCCAGAAGAGATTGAAATagttttaagtatattaaatgttctcaaatgaaaattcacctttttcttatttgatgaaACCTAGTAAACCTAGCAATTTAAAAGCTATAAGTATACTGTATCTCCTATACTTAAGTTTTAATACCAACTACGACTTAATTTTTATGAACCGATGAAGTTATATCAAGAAAACTTTAATTTCAAACCTAAggaaagaatttttcaaatatgaaaatgttttaaatagaTAAGTAATTTTATGACTGctaataaagaaataaactaATAGTTGGTGCAGTCAACCGCCACCTGCCATAAACACACCAAACTGATTATCTCGATATAccatatttctagaaaaaactGTAGCATTATGGGTACCCAGGCTCCTTCCTCGATATACAGAATTTCCTCTGTAATTTCATGATGCAATTGAAAACCTTacgaatgattttttttgagaaacGGAATTTCATCGTAAtctaatcaaaatatattttttttattggtagaaaaacttttgttaTGAACACATTTTTAAGAATACACAAAATTATGTTttgaacaataacaaaatttcttaaGTTGActaaatttatacaaaactaagtacacattttttaaaatcaaatataatctattcaacttttataattaaaataaaagtatagaattTGTAAAACAGAACTACCGTGAATTTTTTTGTGAGCgaataaaatctaaaacattcgTCAATAACATTTCGTTTTTGATATTGACAAtgacttttttaataattatacctTCGGGATTAATAATTACCAATGCcctggaacaaaaaaattattatttcatgtattttattataatttcttactATTAAATATATTAGGAATCTTTAATTAGAACTTAGTAAGATATgacaatttttcttgaattactTCAATTCTATCACAACCTTAATCATGGAACAATGTATAATGTAGgtatatattaatttgataataatatttggatattaagaaataaaatatatatttaacttgAAGGGCTAATTTGGCAATTGTTATTtgcaaatatgaaataatttgattatgattAGAATCAAGAATCTGTATAATTGGGAGCCTTATAATCGAGTTTCCACTATATTTtactcaataaaaaagtttgaatgTGGTCTTTATTCTATCACAGTTGAGAacataaaagataaattttttcattgaatttggAAATAGGGTAGAAATATATCAGAAGGGGGTCTATTGAAGTCAGTCCTATTATGAAAGTGGTCTACAAGGAAAAAAGTATGAGACCTGATATAGATTTAAAGTTCCAATAATGTGGCTATAATATCTGCAAAGATactattaattaaatttatacaaaCAGCATTTCAGGCATTTTTAAGAATTAACAATGGGATGTAGAATCTTACTCAAAATATCTTTTGAGTATAGTAGTAGTATACAGAGCGAAAACAATTTCCTACAAAATCTAAAATGCATTCTACACAAAGTTGTAAATGTTTAAGTacaaactaaatataaaatgtgaatTACTTACCTGTAGGAATGTTCTTTATTGGGATAtatcacattaaaaattttgcagATCTTAAAGCCAGAATCTCCTATTAAtggaaatgatattttatcTATAGATTCATTTTTACATAACAGCTgtgttatatataatttatgagTATATATAGAATCTACAGAGCAGCCTAAAATATGTATATCCAATTgttgaaattgttcaaaatgtttttgaaaatattctatttccGAGGAGGGCGAAACGTCTGGTAGAGCACCactaaaagtagaaaaaaattgatgaaacgAAAAAGAATtgattacattaaaaataatttatgtataagATTTTTACCAATCGAACGGGTAGAAGAATATCAgcaaatattttccaatgtaATCATCGGAATCGATAGTTAtgaattcattattaaaaaacgCACGGGCAGACCATGGAgcaactataataaaaaaaacattatattaatatacaaagtTTCAATTCCTGATACACTGTGATATGTAAATTATCTGTATAACTAGCGACCCGTCCCTGTTGTTCAACATAtaatcagtatttttttatttaacgcgtggaaatttgttttataaaagtgaaaacttgatttttctgtCCACTCTATCCTTGATATTTCGTTACATAATTCGCTTTCTGGCATTTTCCTACCATTTAACTCACTTAGTCTAACTATACATTTGATCacaactatttttttacattaacaTGCTATAACCTTTATTGGAAAACAGTCATCTGCGTAAGAAACAAGATAAAATCTATTGTGCTATTGTGGAAGTAGAAAATTTACtatctgaaaaaaaaaggaaacaactTCATATTTGGGACTAGACTTTAGCCTCATGATGGATGACAGATGGCTAAAGAACCAGATTTGAGTTTACTGGTGGAATAATTCAGACttaagacaatccaaaagattcataaccaaGTTAAGTGTGAGATGTCGAAAAACGACATTAAATTAGTGATTGGTCTTTTAATAGGTCACTGCTCTGTCAAATACCACCTTAAGATGACAGGCATGGCAGAAAACGATACTGCGAACAAGTTATAAAGGCGGAAGAACATCTACTCGGTGAAAGTCCTGTCATGGCCATTTTAGCAAAAGACTTCTAGGAAAAGAAGAAAGATTCCTCGGAAATGTACTTTTGAGGCAGAACAATGAGATGCTGAATCAGgcacaaaataaattatctatCCGGTGAGTAcatacaattattatttctgGAATTTCCTTAGGCAATATAATAGAGATCAATGATTCAGATTGTTGTTGGGGTGAACCCCGAGGGGTTTACAAAAGATATATGCAACTTTCGATTGATAAAACTGaactccatatttttttatcaaatttgttaATAGGATGAAAATATATCAGCAAGGAGTCTACCAAAGCCAGTAATATTTTGAATGTGGTGTacgaggaaaaaaatttttgataactcAAAGTTTCAATAATGGTGCTACAATATATGCAAAGGTCCTATTAATTAAATCTATATAAACAGCATTTAAAGGGATTGCCAAGAATTGGATTATCGTGGAgaatatttgacattttcgcTGTATATTAGACTTTATCAAAATGTGTTGTAGTTAAAACGTACCTATATTATTCGAGGGGGCTTTCAACTCCTTGAAAACTTTTTCCTCGATTTTGTCAGATTCTGTGGATTGTTCCTAAAACGAAATTAGAAAATGTTAGTATTGCAAACAATGTAGTTGAAGagtaataaattcaattcaaacaacttttatttaaaatgaataagaatgaatattatttttcaaaaataatatcgTCCAAGTGACTGCCATCTTATCCCCATGCATTCCTTAAACCTtagatttttgaaaactattcgACACATAGCGCCGGGATGTAACAAATTTCTCGTAGCATTTTCACATATTTCTACTGTAAACAGTATTTCCAAAAAAGTACTGGCCAATTCTGTCCTATCAATTTTACCTGTTCTTCacaatttgtaattttagaaaatGGAATTTCATTTGCTCGTTTTATGCATATGTTCgatatgatattaatttttttattgtgaagtCCCTCTTCACGCATTTTCTCTTTAGAACTACTTTTCGGAGAAGTATTTCTTCTGGATTGTTCACCTGCAATCAAAGAACCAATTGTAGTACTGACAATTTGATGTAACAAGTAAACATGAATTATTTACTGGGAGGTATTGATACAacatttcatatagttttttaataatatttatatatctcGTCGAAGCTTATATCGAGCCGTAGTTGGTAAGGTGTTTATTAAATAAGCAACTTGTCCACAAGTCCAAAGGAGAGTTACATACAAATAACCCACATATGGGTGAAGCTAACATTAGCGTATTAATAATGTGTTGTTAGAGGAATTTTAATTGATTCTATGGGTTGTATATATACTCCTTGTATATGATATTGCAACttactattttttgagtatttctttGCAGACTTTTCTGCTCTAATAGTCTTTCGGCGATCAAATTCAAGTATACTTTTAAGTTCATCCCATTCACCagctgaaaatattaataaattgaaaaaattggttttttaatgaaaattgattattctttatttgagaaatcactaatttttgtagttaataacgttttataaatataatttcctttaataaattatttttttactaacaaaaataaacgaGAGAAggatataatcaaaataatttataagccAGCAAATTTTATAGTACctattatcaatttcaatttttatttcacaaatttcatGTCAAACATCGACaaactttcatttttcaaactatgcagaaaaaattttgttccaatTTGCAACAGCTACTAAAACAAGTCACTTTCCAGCAGGGGTtgtcaaataaatttcaaaaagtccCAGACACTGTTAAAATGTGTCTAACGTCTCATTGTCCAAGGTGATCTAATATTTAAAGATCAATGTTTAATTTTTCCTCAATTAATACGGAAAAGAAAGAATCGGAAGGATTTCAAACATCACAATCATTCACTGATACTATAATTTATCTATAAGCAatacaaattatacaaaaaacatttttgcatGGTATTTAGAACAGTTGTATT
The window above is part of the Diorhabda sublineata isolate icDioSubl1.1 chromosome 3, icDioSubl1.1, whole genome shotgun sequence genome. Proteins encoded here:
- the LOC130440906 gene encoding prostatic acid phosphatase-like, which translates into the protein MRCQFLLILGIVYFAAEVYTSELIAVVLIFRHGDRTPVDPYPNDPYGNKSYWPVGFGQLTNKGKEQHFKFGKWLRKRYNNFLPEIYSEEDIYIMSTDVDRTLMSAEANLAGLYPPVGKEIWDKNMKWVPIPIHTRPVQLDPILAAKKPCPKYDKMYEELYETDYFKHISHENHDLYKYLTKNTGYTVSNLQKIQYLYSNLLIETLYNYTLPSWTSKVFPDKLFALASLGFAVETFTTEMARLKTGPLFDLIINYFTNRTNNIDGTPKVLILSAHDTTIANVLNSMGVFEYHCPPYTSTIFFELKKSSTKNTFLNLYYKNSSTPRQIKLKDCDVDCNFSDFVKILRPITISLNQWEIECKLNLFMWPLSFQWSIILSCSLIIIILIMSAVVAGIRSKKQCTTNYSQLPNEEYT